One Delphinus delphis chromosome 3, mDelDel1.2, whole genome shotgun sequence genomic region harbors:
- the LOC132422863 gene encoding zinc finger protein 791-like isoform X1, with translation MCLRFQDPVAFEDVAVNFTLEEWALLGPSQKKLYRDVMRETLRNLASIGEKWEDHNTEDQYKNQGRNLRSHTLRRCCESEEGSQCGENISLIPNLNLNKNSTAVKPWECSVCGKVLMSRSSFNRHVRSHTAPKPSRYQECGKKPYKCKVCGKAFSYLQPFQKHESNHSIEKSYKCKECGKSFRYRQSVRKHERTHTGEKPYQCKQCGKAFRYHQTFQTHERTHTGEKPYECKQCGKALSCPSSFRSHERTHTGEKPYECKKCSKAFSCPSSLRKHERTHTGEKPYDCKECGKAFISLGSFQRHMITHTGVGPYKCKECGKAFNCPSSYRIHERSHTGEKPYECKQCGRAFSCSSSFRTHERTHTGEKPYQCKECGKAFHWLTTFQVHVRTHTGEKPYICKQCGKALSCPTSFRRHERTHTAEKPYECKQCGKTFSSPLGLQIHERTHTGEKPYKCEKCGKAFVSLTSFRRHMMTHTGDGPYKCKECGKAFNCPSSFRIHERTHTGEKPYECKICGKAFSCSSYVQVHERTHTGEKPYECKECGKAFIYRTTFRGHMRMHTGEKPYKCKDCGKAFSRPSSYRSHERIHTGEKLLECKHCGKAFNWPTSLHKHVMRMHTGYK, from the exons GACCCAGTGGCCTTTGAGGATGTGGCTGTGAACTTTACCTTGGAGGAGTGGGCTCTGCTGGGGCCTTCACAGAAGAAACTCTACAGAGATGTGATGCGGGAAACCTTGAGGAACCTGGCCTCAATAG GGGAAAAATGGGAAGACCATAACACTGAAGATCAGTACAAAAACCAGGGAAGAAATCTGAG aagccATACATTACGGAGATGCTGTGAAAGTGAAGAAGGTAGTCAGTGTGGCGAAAATATCAGCCTTATTCCAAATCTTAATCTGAACAAGAATTCTACTGCAGTAAAACCATGGGAGTGCAGTGTGTGTGGAAAAGTCCTCATGAGTCGTTCATCCTTTAATAGGCACGTTAGATCTCACACTGCACCCAAACCATCCAGGTATCAGGAATGTGGAAAGAAGCCTTATAAATGTAAGGtatgtggaaaagccttcagtTATCTCCAGCCTTTTCAGAAACATGAAAGTAATCATAGTATAGAGAAATCCtataaatgtaaggaatgtgggaaatcATTTAGATATCGCCAATCTGTTCGAAAACATGAACGGActcacactggagaaaaaccctatcAATGTAAacaatgtgggaaagcctttcgATATCATCAAACctttcaaacacatgaaagaactcACACAGGGGAGAAACCGTATGAATGTAAGCAATGTGGTAAAGCCCTCAGTTGTCCAAGTTCCTTTCGAAGTCATGAAAGGACTcatactggagaaaaaccctatgaatgtaaaaaGTGTAGTAAAGCCTTCAGTTGTCCCAGTTCTCTTCGAAAACATGAGAGAactcatacaggagagaaaccttatgactgtaaggaatgtgggaaagccttcatttctcttggaagcTTTCAAAGACACATGATAACACATACTGGAGTTGGACCTTataaatgtaaagaatgtggAAAAGCATTCAATTGTCCCAGTTCATATAGAATACATGAAAGATctcacactggagaaaaaccctatgaatgtaaacaGTGTGGTAGAGCCTTCAGTTGTTCCAGTTCCTTTcgaacacatgaaagaactcacactggagagaaaccttatcaatgtaaggaatgtggaaaagccttccaTTGGCTCACCACTTTTCAAGTCCATGTGAGAACTCACACTGGTGAAAAACCCTATATATGTAAGCAGTGTGGTAAAGCCCTCAGTTGTCCCACTTCATTTCGAAGACATGAACGGACTCACACTGCAGAGAAACCCTACGAATGTAAGCaatgtgggaaaaccttcagTTCTCCTTTAGGTttgcaaatacatgaaagaactcacactggagagaaaccctataaatgtGAGAAATGTGGGAAAGCATTTGTTTCTCTCACAAGCTTTCGAAGACACATGATGACGCACACTGGAGATGGACCTtataaatgtaaggaatgtgggaaagcatTTAATTGTCCTAGTTCATTTCGAATACATGAAAGaactcacacaggagagaaaccctatgaatgtaaaatATGTGGTAAAGCCTTCAGTTGTTCCAGTTATGTTCAAGTACATGAAAgaactcatactggagagaagccctatgaatgcaaggaatgtgggaaagccttcatttACCGCACAACCTTTCGAGGTCACATGAGAATGCACACTGGTGAGAAACCGTATAAGTGTAAAgactgtgggaaagcctttagtcGACCCAGTTCATACAGAAGCCATGaaagaattcacactggagagaaacttCTTGAATGTAAGCATTGTGGGAAAGCCTTTAATTGGCCCACATCCTTACATAAACATGTCATGAGAATGCACACTGGATATAAGTGA
- the LOC132422863 gene encoding zinc finger protein 791-like isoform X2 yields MDPVAFEDVAVNFTLEEWALLGPSQKKLYRDVMRETLRNLASIGEKWEDHNTEDQYKNQGRNLRSHTLRRCCESEEGSQCGENISLIPNLNLNKNSTAVKPWECSVCGKVLMSRSSFNRHVRSHTAPKPSRYQECGKKPYKCKVCGKAFSYLQPFQKHESNHSIEKSYKCKECGKSFRYRQSVRKHERTHTGEKPYQCKQCGKAFRYHQTFQTHERTHTGEKPYECKQCGKALSCPSSFRSHERTHTGEKPYECKKCSKAFSCPSSLRKHERTHTGEKPYDCKECGKAFISLGSFQRHMITHTGVGPYKCKECGKAFNCPSSYRIHERSHTGEKPYECKQCGRAFSCSSSFRTHERTHTGEKPYQCKECGKAFHWLTTFQVHVRTHTGEKPYICKQCGKALSCPTSFRRHERTHTAEKPYECKQCGKTFSSPLGLQIHERTHTGEKPYKCEKCGKAFVSLTSFRRHMMTHTGDGPYKCKECGKAFNCPSSFRIHERTHTGEKPYECKICGKAFSCSSYVQVHERTHTGEKPYECKECGKAFIYRTTFRGHMRMHTGEKPYKCKDCGKAFSRPSSYRSHERIHTGEKLLECKHCGKAFNWPTSLHKHVMRMHTGYK; encoded by the exons ATG GACCCAGTGGCCTTTGAGGATGTGGCTGTGAACTTTACCTTGGAGGAGTGGGCTCTGCTGGGGCCTTCACAGAAGAAACTCTACAGAGATGTGATGCGGGAAACCTTGAGGAACCTGGCCTCAATAG GGGAAAAATGGGAAGACCATAACACTGAAGATCAGTACAAAAACCAGGGAAGAAATCTGAG aagccATACATTACGGAGATGCTGTGAAAGTGAAGAAGGTAGTCAGTGTGGCGAAAATATCAGCCTTATTCCAAATCTTAATCTGAACAAGAATTCTACTGCAGTAAAACCATGGGAGTGCAGTGTGTGTGGAAAAGTCCTCATGAGTCGTTCATCCTTTAATAGGCACGTTAGATCTCACACTGCACCCAAACCATCCAGGTATCAGGAATGTGGAAAGAAGCCTTATAAATGTAAGGtatgtggaaaagccttcagtTATCTCCAGCCTTTTCAGAAACATGAAAGTAATCATAGTATAGAGAAATCCtataaatgtaaggaatgtgggaaatcATTTAGATATCGCCAATCTGTTCGAAAACATGAACGGActcacactggagaaaaaccctatcAATGTAAacaatgtgggaaagcctttcgATATCATCAAACctttcaaacacatgaaagaactcACACAGGGGAGAAACCGTATGAATGTAAGCAATGTGGTAAAGCCCTCAGTTGTCCAAGTTCCTTTCGAAGTCATGAAAGGACTcatactggagaaaaaccctatgaatgtaaaaaGTGTAGTAAAGCCTTCAGTTGTCCCAGTTCTCTTCGAAAACATGAGAGAactcatacaggagagaaaccttatgactgtaaggaatgtgggaaagccttcatttctcttggaagcTTTCAAAGACACATGATAACACATACTGGAGTTGGACCTTataaatgtaaagaatgtggAAAAGCATTCAATTGTCCCAGTTCATATAGAATACATGAAAGATctcacactggagaaaaaccctatgaatgtaaacaGTGTGGTAGAGCCTTCAGTTGTTCCAGTTCCTTTcgaacacatgaaagaactcacactggagagaaaccttatcaatgtaaggaatgtggaaaagccttccaTTGGCTCACCACTTTTCAAGTCCATGTGAGAACTCACACTGGTGAAAAACCCTATATATGTAAGCAGTGTGGTAAAGCCCTCAGTTGTCCCACTTCATTTCGAAGACATGAACGGACTCACACTGCAGAGAAACCCTACGAATGTAAGCaatgtgggaaaaccttcagTTCTCCTTTAGGTttgcaaatacatgaaagaactcacactggagagaaaccctataaatgtGAGAAATGTGGGAAAGCATTTGTTTCTCTCACAAGCTTTCGAAGACACATGATGACGCACACTGGAGATGGACCTtataaatgtaaggaatgtgggaaagcatTTAATTGTCCTAGTTCATTTCGAATACATGAAAGaactcacacaggagagaaaccctatgaatgtaaaatATGTGGTAAAGCCTTCAGTTGTTCCAGTTATGTTCAAGTACATGAAAgaactcatactggagagaagccctatgaatgcaaggaatgtgggaaagccttcatttACCGCACAACCTTTCGAGGTCACATGAGAATGCACACTGGTGAGAAACCGTATAAGTGTAAAgactgtgggaaagcctttagtcGACCCAGTTCATACAGAAGCCATGaaagaattcacactggagagaaacttCTTGAATGTAAGCATTGTGGGAAAGCCTTTAATTGGCCCACATCCTTACATAAACATGTCATGAGAATGCACACTGGATATAAGTGA